A portion of the Zootoca vivipara chromosome 6, rZooViv1.1, whole genome shotgun sequence genome contains these proteins:
- the HAS1 gene encoding hyaluronan synthase 1, producing the protein MDVAILPKAVVSIGRRVVTIGFALLILSILAWAYISGNQLAADRYHIMAFGLYGAFLTAHLIIQSFFAFLEHKRMKRDSLTCSYTKTVALTISAYQEDPAYLRECLESVKATLYPPEKLRVIMVIDGNSPDDRYMMDMFQEVFAGEDVGTFVWENNYHHQPPLDVDEGDSGYQAGDEPPVYSEIDMDDLGQLAVEELIRTKRCVCIMQKWGGKREVMYTAFKALGSSVDYVQVCDSDTKLAPDATLELVKVLESNERYGAVGGDVRILNLSDSYISFMSSLRYWMAFNIERACQSYFDCVSCISGPLGLYRNDLLQQFLESWYNQKFLGTHCTFGDDRHLTNRMLSIGYATKYTARSRCYSETPSVFLRWLAQQTRWTKSYFREWLYNALWWHRHHLWMTYESVVAGIFPFFVTATVLRLFYGGNLWDILWVLLCVQLVACVKALYACWLRRNFIMIFMSLYAVLYMGGLLPAKYFAIITMNKSSWGTSGRKKMVGNYMPLLPVSIWGLLLLGGLVYTIYQEALADWTTEAKQTEIWYLLIGSAIYVGYWTFMIMLYWLWVRRCCRKRVDFYSVQV; encoded by the exons ATGGATGTTGCCATACTGCCAAAGGCCGTTGTCTCTATCGGACGTCGGGTCGTCACCATTGGCTTTGCACTGCTCATACTGTCCATATTGGCATGGGCCTACATTTCGGGTAACCAGCTGGCTGCCGACCGGTACCACATTATGGCTTTTGGCCTCTACGGGGCCTTCCTCACGGCCCACCTCATCATCCAGAGCTTCTTTGCCTTCCTGGAACACAAGAGGATGAAGAGGGACTCTCTGACTTGCAGTTACACCAAGACGGTGGCTCTCACCATCTCCGCTTACCAGGAGGACCCAGCTTACCTCCGCGAGTGCCTAGAGTCTGTCAAAGCAACCTTGTACCCTCCGGAGAAGCTCCGGGTCATCATGGTGATCGATGGCAACAGCCCTGACGACCGGTACATGATGGACATGTTCCAAGAGGTCTTTGCTGGGGAAGATGTGGGGACGTTTGTCTGGGAGAACAACTACCACCACCAGCCTCCGTTGGATGTAGACGAAGGGGACAGCGGCTACCAAGCCGGGGACGAGCCGCCTGTCTACAGCGAAATAGATATGGACGACCTCGGGCAGCTGGCCGTAGAAGAGCTGATCCGGACCAAGAGATGTGTCTGTATCATGcagaaatggggagggaagagggaagtcaTGTACACAGCTTTCAAGGCCCTGGGCAGCTCGGTGGACTACGTCCAG GTTTGCGATTCAGACACCAAGCTGGCCCCAGATGCAACCTTGGAATTGGTGAAGGTGCTGGAGTCGAACGAACGCTATGGGGCTGTCGGCGGGGATGTGCGGATCCTTAACCTCTCCGACTCCTATATCAGCTTCATGAGCAGCTTGCGGTACTGGATGGCCTTCAACATCGAGCGCGCCTGCCAGTCTTACTTTGACTGTGTTTCTTGTATCAGTGGCCCCCTAG GTCTGTATCGGAATGACCTCCTGCAGCAGTTTCTAGAGTCCTGGTACAATCAGAAGTTCCTGGGTACCCACTGCACCTTTGGAGATGACCGGCACCTCACCAACCGGATGCTGAGCATCGGCTATGCCACCAA GTACACTGCCCGCTCCCGCTGCTACTCGGAGACGCCATCCGTGTTCCTGAGATGGCTGGCGCAGCAGACTCGCTGGACCAAGTCCTACTTCCGCGAGTGGCTCTACAACGCCCTCTGGTGGCACCGCCACCACCTGTGGATGACCTACGAGTCGGTGGTGGCCGGGATCTTCCCCTTCTTCGTCACGGCCACCGTCCTGCGGCTCTTCTACGGGGGGAACTTGTGGGACATCCTGTGGGTGCTGCTCTGCGTCCAGCTGGTGGCTTGCGTGAAGGCCCTCTATGCCTGCTGGCTGAGGAGGAACTTCATCATGATCTTCATGTCTCTCTACGCCGTGCTCTACATGGGCGGCTTGCTGCCAGCCAAGTACTTCGCCATCATCACGATGAACAAGAGCAGCTGGGGCACCTCGGGCAGGAAGAAAATGGTGGGCAACTATATGCCTCTGCTGCCTGTCTCCATCTGGGGCCTGCTGCTCTTGGGAGGCCTGGTCTACACCATCTACCAGGAGGCCCTGGCTGACTGGACAACCGAGGCCAAGCAGACCGAGATCTGGTACCTGCTCATTGGCTCAGCCATCTATGTCGGCTACTGGACGTTCATGATCATGCTTTATTGGCTGTGGGTGCGGCGATGCTGCCGGAAACGGGTGGATTTCTATAGTGTTCAGGTGTGA